The region CACCTCCGACTGTCTCTTGAAGCCTATTGTTcgctgtctgtctttgtgtatCCAGCGCACACATTGGGGACAGAACACATCGAACctcgtatttatttatttatttatttatttaaagtgaaCACTATATTTGCAATATCTTATATGTATaactcacaaaacacaaaacagttcAGACCTATAACACAATACAGTAgatgtaaaaaaagtaaaaggaacattaaaaacatttatacagtatatttgctgTTTCCACATaagtgtatattatatttatattggtATTTATATAAGACCTTACCTGAATCCCTGTAGGTCACAGAAGGTTCTAGCTGCAGTTTCCTGACAGTCCTTTATATACACTACTGTCTGGCTGCATTTACAGAGAAACGAAACTGAACCTGACTGATTTCACCGAGCTTTCCCTCAGCTGTTCTGCAAGCAACAAATACAGCTTTGTGTGTTTGGCTGGCAGGAGCCCGACTCGGTGTTTGCAGAGAAATTAAAACAGCCACGTACACAGCGgtggtgtaatgtttctgtatctgtcctgtttgtattcatgtttattcttgttatttattcatttttcatacatccttggttattgttttccattacagttctcatttgttatcccgttatgtctgcgtctgaatgtttaccagccttgTCACTcccgtgtctgcgtgtcccactattttTGTTTACGGCAGTTTCGGGCTTTCAACATTCGCAATTCTTTCTTCCTCTGCTCTTGGTaggtaaatgttgtaaagcactattcttactaactactactgatctagatattgtacagtactaatccgattaatacactgaTTGTTTGTCtcactaactaacagtcacttgtattcacgtaactaattcactaacgcaatctcttcgtgtttctgcactgttctataactccgcctccctatgctatctctgattactcgcttagtttcagcgaagtattcgcacctgtctctcactatcactacgtcttcaatctatgcaaatgtctactccctaatccggagccgtatgttttacatgtgtggttacgtgcatccagtccgcgttttcgtctccttctcgttattatgttattactctattatgtttccccacctgttgtctatttgtttagcccacattttcccagccccgcctagatactttgttgtacgtcgctctggataagagcgtctgccaaatgacaataatgtaatgtaatgtaatgtagattgtcaccttccctcatgtatttaaacctcagtctctgtttcacccattgtcagaacgttgatcagttacAGAGCTGAATTACTTGTACGCCTATTTCTTGAGTACGCcttttgtttgcccttctgccttcctggtttttgattatctgctttgttttagtgactttGGTTTTTGCCCTCGCCCTTTTGTATTTCCGCcttctgattttctggatttttgacctttttgcctgttttcttgACTATTCTTTTGATatcagtttttgtgtttgtcttggATCTCCTGGTTTACGAATTCTGAATAAATAACTACGTTTTTGGATCatcccctggtctgcgtctgggtcctcagtgccgtacataacaggTGGGTCACCTGGGTTGGTCAACCTATGCCAGAAAAGGCTAACCAGggggcaatcctcccctggagcaatgtggggttaagggccttagctcaagggcccaacagctgtgtggattttattgtgatTACACCttggattgaaccaccaaccttctgggtcccagtcatgtaccttagacactagactacagggctcaggtggtaagagcagtcgtctggcagttggagggttgccggtttgattccccctcccgggctgtgtcgaagtgtccctgagcaagacaccctaATTGCTCctgggctggttggtgccttgcatggcagccaatcgctgttggtgtgtgtgtgtgtgtatgaatgggtgaataagcaGCATTAATTgcgcagcgctttggataaaggtgctatatacagtactgtgcagaagtcttcgGCAGCTcaggctatatatatatatatttttttttttgtgtgttggtataaaagaacatatttgagatttccaaattaattttccaaaagatttaatttaacagacatttttgcatttcattaaaaaaaaaaaacatattactgtaagcaatttacgaTTTACATAACTTGATCAAggttgtctgagatcagaagcaaggagccaaccaaagtctgcagaagaactgtggcgaGTTGTCCAACATTcctggaacaacctccctgctgattgtcttagccaacgcaaaacaaaacaaaataaaaggcaaTTGTTCATCTTTCTATGGTGACATACTGCGTTCTGAGATATTGAGCCTCACAAAGTCCAAAGTGAACGGGCTCCAAGCAATTTTGTCAATTTGTCATTTCAGTCCGATCACCTGCGTATTTACACCCATATATTTGTGTTCGTTGCCAGATTCTTATGTGCTTGTCTAACTCTCCAGCGGTCTTGTGTACccagattttatttcatttttccttgGAGTCTTGGTTTTGATCGGCTGGTGTCAACTTCTGGCTGAACTTTCGGATTACGTTTTCCGGATTTCCCTTTGTCCCTTGCACGATGCGTGTATGAACTCTTGCCTGTGACAgctgttgttttggtttttctgtAACGCTTCTGtgtgctggctattgacccctGCTTGTTGTACCACACCTGAAGTTAAAGACTTAAATTCTATGCATTCCGTGGTTGCGATTGGTTCCTTAGCCCTGTGGTCAGACATAACGTGAGCAAACCACATATCCTTAATCCATACACTGGCTGCCCGATACGTTATCAACTTGTGATGGCAATAACTGAAATCGAAGAGCGGGTCGAGTCACAATAGGGAGGGACGAACACAAACAGAAGTGCGTTTCAGACTTTATTGAACATTGGGCTCATAGTCACAATGACATTTAGGATTCACAGTTTCCATACGTAATCACAAGAAATGGATTTAAAAAGAGACGCTAAAATGGGTTTAATTCATTCAGTATTTTCAATGACACCACATTGTTCACCTTCCAAGTCACAGCAAAAGCATCAAGTTTAAAAAGGGGAGTgtaattctaaaaaataaaaaagcaccaGTTGCAGGTGGTTTAACAATTCAATGTGACCCTTGAACGGGAAGCAAAGCAATTCAGTGTCCAAACCGGGTTGAATGGACCGTGTGGCCTGAAAAGGAGTCAGaccgcttgtgtgtgtgtgtgtgtgtgtgtgtgtattggtgtgtgtgttggtgtgtgtgtgtgtgtgtgtgtgtgtgtgtgtgtgtatgtgtgtgtgcgcgtgtgtgtgcgcatgtgtgtgtgtgtgtgtgtgtgtgtgcgcacgtgtgtgtgtgtgcgtgtgtgtgtgtgtgtataaatgacGTGTGAGAGATCAGGCTGGACTGGATCCGGATCAGCTGCACACTGCAGGGTCTAGTACTGCCCGCTGTGCCACATGCAggccagcagggcggcgctAGCAGCCACACTCAGAGACAGCTGGACAGGAGCAGCTCCGCTCACCACTGGGTTGCATAAGTCAGTGGTGCAGCAGGTGCAGGTGATCGTGTACCCAGCTCCCAAGATGGTGCCGTTGGTGATGGTGTTGCAGGAGGAAGAGTCAAGGCAGCCCTGAGTGTTGAAGCCCAGGAATCCAGAGATGGAGGGGAACTCTGTGGGGGGGATAATAATCACAGTATTTTTATTGGTCAATTTTAAAATCAAGGAACAGGGTTTTAgagttttacatttctttaggTTACATTGCCCTTGTGACCACTACAATGAGGTGGATTCAACCTTACAGTTCTAGAGCAATAAAGCTTCATTAAATacagaatgttcattttcatttgaacttAAGATGTCAGGGACTGAATGGTATAAATATTGAAGTGATATGAATGATTGTGCATGAAGAGGCAAGCGTTGCCCATAAGAGCACCTGCTCCATGCTTATTATGGgggtggggcagtctgtaggggtgggggggggcaggtgtcCCTACCTGCTCTCCCAGTGTAGCAGTTGGGCTCAGAGGCATCACACTCCACGAAGCCAGGCATCAGACATGTTCCAAAAAGCCCCACACTGCACTTGTTGCAGGTCAGAGCTGAGCAAGGGGGGAAGGAATCATTTTAATGAACTACTGCAAACGGCAAGCTACAGCTCCATCTCCACACAGCACATCAGTGGGGAGAAACGGCGAGCTACGGCTCCATCTCCACACAGCACATCAGTGGGGAGAAACGGCAAGCTACAGCTCCATCTCCACACAGCACATCAGTGGGGAGAAACGGCAAGCTACGGCTCCATCTCCACACAGCACATCAGTGGGGAGAAACGGCGAGCTACAGCTCCATCTCCACACAGCACATCAGTGGGGAGAAATAAGGATGAAAGATGGAATGATACTCACAGGCTGTGCCATTGTTCAAAGACCGGAACTCTGAAAAGGACAGCGCAAGCGCAGAATCAATTTTAACGTCTTCCAGCAATCAGAACACAGCTTGTTATGAAAAGCACCGATACGGTGAATGATATCACTCAGATGCAACAAATATGAATgcgtttaagtgtgtgtgtgtgtgtgtgtgtgtgtgtgtgtgtgttactaaaATAATCAAACTGTACTTGTACCATATCTCtcatttatgaaatatatgCAGTGTAATATATTTATACAGGTCCCATATTATGAACGAGTGAATATGGATGGTGGCGGTGTGGCAACATAggggtgggaatagtgagtgtcagtggggtaaGTGTGcatcagtggggtgagtgcatgtcagtgggaatagtgagtgtcagtggggtgagtgcatgtcagtgggaatagtgagtgtcagtggggtgagtgcatgtcagtgggaatagtgcctgtcagtggggtgagtgagtgtcagtgggaatagtgagtgtcagtggggtgagtgcgtgtcagtggggtgagtgagtgtcagtgggaatagtgagtgtcagtggggtgagtgcgtgtcagtggggtgagtgcatgtcagtgggaatagtgagtgtcagtgggaatagagagtgtcagtgggaatagtgagtgtcagtggggtgagt is a window of Conger conger chromosome 1, fConCon1.1, whole genome shotgun sequence DNA encoding:
- the LOC133138565 gene encoding sperm acrosome membrane-associated protein 4-like is translated as MPGFVECDASEPNCYTGRAEFPSISGFLGFNTQGCLDSSSCNTITNGTILGAGYTITCTCCTTDLCNPVVSGAAPVQLSLSVAASAALLACMWHSGQY